CATCCACTTGTCCTGAGTCGAGGTAGTCGATGATCTGAACCTCATAAAGAACCGTGGCAGAGGCGGGGATGAAAGGAGGACAGCCCATTTCCCCGTATGCATACTGGGGCTGGAGGAGGAAACGAGAGAACTCTCCTCTCCTCATGGTCAACAGACCCAGCTCCAGTCCCGCCAGTGTCACATCTGATCAAAGggtaattttaaaattataatctcccagtttaaaggaaaaagatgAAGCCTGCATGAAAAATACCTCACCTCTCCCCATCTTCATCATAGGGGGGTATCTGTTGTTAGTGGTGGTTTCAAAAGGATGATCACAATACTCCAGGAAACCAGAGTAATGGACTGgatggaagaaaagaaaaaaaaagcccaaattaaaaaaaatttcagtCATAAAAGAGTcaaggaaaatatttgttctaaCATACTTAATACTGAAGCATTTTGAGGTATAGGTGGACCCTCTCCAGGCTGAACGACCTCCTTCAAGATCCCTCCATCCCCCAAGATGTCATCCATCTGTTGGCTTAGCTGTTCAAAAGGAGTCTACAATGGCAAGAAAATAACCCTAGGCACCTTTAAAGTTAACAGTGCAACAGATACCAGTTTTTGTTTAGTGATATCCTAAATCATTCTCACAGAAGACAGATATCAAAGCCCTTTTCTGTCGTTTTTCTTAAAGGTAAGCTGACCCTGACCTTTCAGGGATCAATGAGTTCTGGTCATGCATCTCTTTAAATGAGGAGAAACATCTGGAGAATTTGATGACCAATACTCATTTATCTTTAGAAGAAACCCTGATAAACACCAAGAGGAGGAATTAGGACAAGTAGTAAATGTCCAGATTTCTATTGTCAACTGTGAACGTgtgggtgaaaaaaaaacaaaaaacaaaaaaaaaaaaacaacaaacaaacatatatatatatatatatatatatatatatatatatatatatatatatatatatatatatataaagagggGTTGTACAGGTACAACTTTGCATTTGAATGTGatttgtttggggggttttatGACAAAACTGCGAGTGTTTACATTACCAATAGCACATCATTACATTTTGTACATAAAACTTGAGCAGCCTTTTAAAGATATACTTATTTATATGTGCTATTTAAAATAAGAATTTTAAGTCACGAAGACAAAATTTGCAGAAATATTATTGAGTTGAAGCGACTAGCCACATGATTTCTTGTTAGCTAAAATTTACCACTTGTTTGTTATTGAACAGTTTAACCGCATGCAGACGGCTAAGCTAGCTGGACACCTACCCGCGTGCTCGACATCAGCCGCTCATTCGGGTTTCTTATCCTTAAGATGCCCGAAATAAACCCGTTTCTCCACATTTAATCGCTTGTGTAACTTACTGCCACAGTCAGGAAATGTATCTGATCAGTGTTACACAgctatattttaattaaaaatagtttCCAACTCTGATTTGGCGTTTAGATTTGGTCCAACTGTGTCACATGCGATGTTCAACAAACGAACTTCTTCTGTGGGCAGGTTCACAAACTGTGTGCACGAGTTACTGACCAATCAACTCAAAGATGTGGTTTGATACGCGTGAAACACACGTGCACGTGTACATGCATGCTACATAGACCTATGTTTGTTAGATGAATTAGTTATTAAATTACCAAATCCTATTACTTCAAACTTCAATTATCCAACCCAGTAAACAATAAAGTCAGtagcagaataagctgtttggTATTGGCAATGAGGATATGGTTAGTTTTTCCATGTAACTATCATGCTCACcccacaaatacattttctttacaaatgtggAACTattcaaaaggaaaacaaggaTTTCCAACGGTATATGATTTATTTCCAAGAAGCATTGTGACAACAAAGAAATTATTCactaaacacaaatttccccACTTTTTGTGCAAAGTTGACATACATGTACGTAAAATTCCCTCCAAATCAaggaagttttgttttgttgattatttctctCCTTAAATAATGCAACTTGGTGTTATAATATGCCTATATACAgtgaggtataacttgtaaggattatTTACTGTTGTAGATAACTAATGTGTGGGGTAGTGCCCCCCCAAAATGGGTCAGAATCACttgcaatattctcctgttgcTATTCACTGTTGTTTTGAGATTGAAGTGTTGCCAGGTATGTTACAGTCACAGAGTTATGTCTGCCATCAGGTTAGCACCTAACTGATGAGAGACATATTGCAATGAGAGGCAGTGGTGAGCCCATAACTCCAGAATCTGGTACCTAATGCCACCAGGATGACAACACTCTCTTTCAAAAGGGCCAGGCAGAGTCATCCCAAAGTCCCTGCAAAATTTCGAAGTGGAGTAGATGGAGTAGTCTGCCATCAGTTCAGACCGCAACGCATCTCAGTGGTTGTGGAATCACctattgcttttgtttggtcTTATTAACATTGTTAGCTCCAgtgtttttcctcatggggatccctCATGCTGGTGGCTATACCTGCTCAGTCTGCAGGGCCATTACCATGTGGATCACCCTTTGAGTGGCTTGGGTAcatgcactgcagccctatgaGGATCAACCACACAcacttttctatattttttgtgCTAATTGTATATAATTTTACCTATCAAGTAACATTTCTGTGATGAAGGGCTGATCTTATTATCTCCCTAACTTCAGGCTTACCCTGTCTTCTGGTGAAGATGTCTGACTTTAATCTAAAAGTCCACTGGTTAGTCTCCATGCATCCCCTCATCGCCAGGGACCTCACAAATTCAGTCAGCACACATCATTCATATAAATGGCCATACAGGCATATCACACATAGATAAATATTTATCCACAGATTTTTGGAGTAATTCCATGTAATTAAGTAATTAAGAGTAATTCAATATCCaattttttatgtcattattGTAAAACATTCAGTAATACCTGATTAACTGCAAATTATTCCCAAAGATTTGTGATTGTTTGGTACAAATGATTCCACAATCCAGGTTTGgccaaaatgtaaacaaataaataaataaatgtgtcttacacacacacacacacacacacacacacacacacacacacacacatatatatatatatataaatcagtaTTTCAAGTGGTCTTCTGAATAAAATTGGCGCTTACTTGAATTATAGGTTAGGTGATAATGAAAACTCCAAACATAACCAAGAATGGTGTAgatattaacttttttaataGCACTTCAGCATAAAAACAGCTAGACCCACTCATATTTGAAATATGAAAAGATGATAGCTGCAAACACCACACATAGCacaaatttgattatttttctccttaaaaATCAGATCGATACACTAGCctatataaatacacatttgTCATGCAACACATTCTACACGTTAGTGATCAGAGAAATTTTCCAGCTATATAAATCTTTACTTTTTCCTCACCATTAGTTTACAGAGTAgtgtaaataaacaatataaacattatttaaactGTACAGAACAAGTAGAAAAGTGTTAAATAGACAAAGTTGTACCATTTGTTCAATATAAGATTTGTCTATTCACTAATAAACCAAGTTAACAAGTAAAGATATAATGTCTtgtgctttaaagaaaaaacatgtatatatttatattgcaTATTTTTATGGGCATTCTTTAGTTGTTCAGTATTTGGACAAACCTAGCCATAAGTAAATCACCTGGCATAGGTCTAACCTGGGATTAACCAATAAGCCAGTTAAAAGCTTTGCTTGTTTTCATTAGAAGTTCTGAAGTTCGGCAGGATAGACAAAGTTGTTCCTGAAAAGCTTGTAGGCCAGAAGCTGTCCTCCAAATATCATCATCACCAAACCTGAacctgcagagagagagaatcAAATAATCAGGATGAAGAGAGGAAGGTTTACAGGCCAGCAGCAGTAGCTGGGATCTCAGTCTTATGAGTGTGTGGAAAGGAAAAAGTAATTTCTTGCTCAGAGAGGTAGATGGAATGCAGGACTGAATTTTTGCATGTGGTATGCAAAAGGGTTGGAAACAAAAATGGATACATGAGGAGATACAGATGTGAAGATGAACAAGAAAGTATGAGCCTTACCCAGGGCAATCCACCAGTGCTCAGCTGAAGGGAGGTCTGACATCACTGTGAAAATACAGCAGGATATTGTGATTACTGTGTGAATCTACACAagttcacttaaaaaaaattaatatttatatttgtacacttttagttcagtttattgGACATTCAATTAGATTGTGTGTGCATGATTGTCTATAAATCTCTGAAATGCATGACAGGCCACCATATCCAGTTACATAACAGGGCCTGTGATCCTATCAGCTGTTTTGCTCTACTGATCCACTTATGCATACACGTGCATTTACCTGCCACAGTCATTGCGATGTGCAGCAGTGTGACAGTTATGGCGTAATCCCAAACCCACTCCTCCACAATCCAGGCAAACACCAGCCCTCCCAACACATAAGTCACTTCTGTGGAAATGACACCAACTGAAGgtggaagagagagagagagagagagagagagagagagagagagagagagagagagagagagagagagagcacatGAAAGCTGCCCTTTctagaaattttatttttccatttttttactttttatatttttcataccGTTAGCACACTAGAGGATGTTTAAGTGACTTTGTCATGGtacagttttatatattttagttGAATACAAGCTAAATGTAATGGTCATATTCTGTCTGTGTAGCCCTACTGATAAAGGCCACATGTTCATTAAAGAACCACAACTATGACCATTAATATGCTCAGAATTTTATTTATGGAGGTCTATAACAGTATGGCTTTATGTGCTTTAATATTCAAAaatctcatttaattttttagtaTTATATATTTCTCCAGCAGCTTTTGCCATCTTCTGTCTGAAACGCTCAGTCTTTGCTACAGTTCCTTTAAGGCTCCATTCCTAAAAGGTCCACTCTACCAGATTACTGACTGAGGAAAAATAATGTTGTTAATGAGCAATCTTTGTCACAGGCAGGGATGGGCAATACTAAAATTTTTCCTGTCAATACAAtaccattagtttatggtaGTTTTTCACCGAAAGTGATACTTTTTCCccttaaagaaaaatcacaattaTATCACGTGCtataatatctttattgcaGGGGCAGcatgaattataaataaaactcaaggACATCAATACttgaattaaatgttttcaaccaataaattatattaatgagtaaattaaacaaaatgatatAAATCTttcttaaatgataaaatgataaaactaaattaatataaGATTAGTCACATTTATTAAAgggtaaataaacaaatataatatgTAACAgtaatatgataaatataataaaagagTTTGTGCAATAACCTGTATTAGAtcagtgaaataaaacaaaacctcatCACTATCAGtagcagcatcatcatgacatctgataggGTACCATGATCATGTGACACAAAAGGAATGCACTGTGGCTTTGCCTGcaattttattgcctaaaactctcagaagtga
The sequence above is drawn from the Melanotaenia boesemani isolate fMelBoe1 chromosome 22, fMelBoe1.pri, whole genome shotgun sequence genome and encodes:
- the tmem244 gene encoding transmembrane protein 244, encoding MLLDYCCRCCGFTLIKRHGPFTLKTAPSDTWVVLQNLLMCMVCFYSLYYIAVSLCIGLFRVHEINSLLTPFDYTTQPSWQNPKYLVGVISTEVTYVLGGLVFAWIVEEWVWDYAITVTLLHIAMTVAVMSDLPSAEHWWIALGSGLVMMIFGGQLLAYKLFRNNFVYPAELQNF